The sequence AATGGTGGCGTGATTATTGTGAATGATTCTCTAGTCTCGACGGTCTTCAATTTTAGTGACCACTGCAACGGTTGAAAGATGCTTTTCGGCGACGAAAATTGTAAAATCAAATTTAAGCAATCTGGGGAGGAGTTTTTTAATGCTTGGGTAATTTGTGCGGTTGAAAGAGAAGTTCTTGCAAATGTTAAAGACAAAGATGTAATTCAAGTTTCAAAAAGATGCGTCACCGTAAAGGATAAGTGTAGTTTTGGGGACTTTTTAAACATATTTTGTGTAGTTTTTTGGGAGATATTCTTTTAGGAAATATTGTGTAGTTTTTTGGGTAGATTGTAATGTTAATGTGCAGTTTTTACGTTgtatataaactatcatttgttcaGAATTTAACGATGAAGTTAGTTTATCATGATATTTGTTGCAAATTTTTTGCCCCCAGTGATAAATATCTCTAGTTCCGCCACTGACTGTGAGGAGTTTACTTTTTATGTCAATTTACAAAGATTAGCCTCATCTAGTTACTAAatacttataaaaaaataataagtttcaGTTTTCAGTTTTAAAAGTAACCTCCGGCTTCAGTTTCAACTTTTAACCATAAACTTCAGCTCTAGTTAGTTTTATCAAAACACATTCTAAGAGCTTATGATTCTTATAAATATTTCTTTATTCAATCAAACAAAACTTATACTGTAACTTAAAGTTTTTTTAAGCTGAAAGTTTCAGTTTCTATCTCTCGTAAGTCGGTTGTTCATTGATAATCCTTATATTACCATCGAActattggttgagtggtaaaaagACTCAGTTGATTCTAGGCTCGTATCCTAGAAAAAAATAGGTGCATGTTCAAATCCGAGGGGGGGGAGTTTTCTCCAAAGGTTGTGTCTCTGGCAAGATTGAAAAAGACGTGAGACAAGGCCGAAAcgttagcgacctcaaaacgtcgcaacggaaaaaggggttgaaacggatgttgactaacgttgacttatatatatatatatatatatatatatatatatatatatatataaataaatataaagttgACCTTTTTTTTCCGTCTTTGACCGTTTTTTTCCGTCTTTGACCGTTTTTTAGCGTTGTTGATCGTTTTTTAAGCGTTGATCTTCTTTTTTGCCGTTTCAAGGCCCGTTGCAACGATACTAAGGCAAATCCGTTGCGGCGCCCGTTTCGGCCTTTTTTTTACAACACTGGTCTCTGGTATCCTTCACTCTGTGTGGGTCAAACAGTTAACGTAAAGCATTTCGGGTACGCTTTGCGTGATGGATGCGAGAAGTTTCTTTATAACAGGTGTGTGAGTGGCAAATGAGAGGATTATGTCAAAATTGTtaatctaaaaaaaataataaaaaaaaaattctaaatttttaatttttaatgttaTGATTCTAGTCAACTATGAAAAAAGAGAGGTCAAATACCGCAATCGAGTTTTTGACTGACTATAGCCGGTTGCAACCGACGACTAAAGTCAACTCAGCTGCAGCAATCTCGATCATTAGTTCTCACACCCcaaaatttattttatatataaaaacctaaCAACCACCTTTCCCAAATTTCAACCGTGGAAAATAATTTCATTTCTGTATCTATAGATCTCACCGTCCGTTCATCAGCTAATTAGAGGTACATAATCAGCAATTAATTCACTTAATTCGCGTTCATAAGGTCTTAATCTATTACAGTAATTATGTATAGACTTACATATTGTTTTGTTACTATTTTTGCCTGATCGTTACTAATTTGATCTATCTGTTATAGTCTACGAATGAAGCTGCAAATTTTGTTCAGTGATTAGGCTTTTTTATGCTCGATCGCTTTAGTTTTAGCTGATTGATTTGCTATTTActgtatatatatagtatatattatgtaagtatgtatgtatgtttttaatgagctatatatgatttatttatttgtgtATTTATTTGTAGTTAGAAATATGTTGCCTTAAAACTGTTGATTGTTTGTTAATTTTGATTTAGAGAATACAAAAAGTTAAATCTGTGTGCTTACTATGAATTCAGGTGTTTTTATGGTTGACTTTTGATTTGGTGTATACTTGAGATAGAAGTTTAGATGGTTATGGAGCCGAGAGACGACGAATATTCGGATTATGTAAACGGTTTTTCTTTGGATGATGAGACTATCATGCCGGTTTTCAGTCAGTCATCTGGTAGTGCAAATGGATTTAGGTTCAGAGATGAGCCTTTAGATTTAAGTTTTCTCGAAATTCCTAAATCGGTACCGAATTCTGCTCATTGTATGTCAGATATATCATCGTGCTTATCGTCCCAGTCAGATTCTCCCGATGAGTTTGCTGACTGTGTATTTAAGTACATAAATCAGATTCTCGTAGATGAAGATATCGAGGCTAAGCAGAGTATGTTTCATGATCCGTTAGCTCTGCAAGCAACTGAAAAAGAGTTTTATGAAGCCCTTGGTGAAAAATACCCTGCTCCTGCTTCAAATGTTGAAACAAATACCGAAAACTTTTTTAACGGTTTAAACGAGTATAGTAACTGTAGCACCAGTGGTAGCAACTTTACTGATTCTTACTGGGCGGGTCGTGACTCTCTTGAACCAAAATCGTCAACTATGCCAGCTCCTTCTCTTGAATACCCGATGTTGTCATCATTTGGTTCTACTACTAGTGCTACTAATGATCATTTTGGCACGTTAGACTCGATGATAAATACACACCTCGTTGAAAATATATTCACCGATAGCGAGTCTATCTTGCAGTTCAATAAAGGGATGGAAGAAGCTAGTAAATTCCTTCCTCCTATTAAACCTTTAGTTATCGATTTGGATCAATATAACTTGCCATCAAATTCAAAAGATATTGACTCAGAGTTTACCGTGAAGGACGAGTTTCTCGAGGCAGACAACTCGTCCAGTGGGCCCCGGGCAAGAAAATATCATCAAATGGAGGATAATGCTTATGTGGAAGAAAGGAGTAGTAAACAGTCTGCTGTTTATGTTGAAGAGGACGTGTTATCTGAAATGTTTGATAGAGTTGTTCTCTGTACAGATCCTGGTGGTCCATCGATGTCTGCTTGCGAAGAACCACCTAGAAATGTAACTAAAAAACTACAAAATGGACAAGCATATGGTAATAGTAGCGGTTGGATTACTCGTTCGTGGGGAGGTAGTTCAGGTGAACCGACAGATGTCAGGACTCTATTGGTCAACTGTGCGCAGTCAGTTGCTGTTAATGATCGTACGAAAGCTAATGAACAATTGAAACAAATAAGACAACATGCTTCTCCTACAGGTGATGCTCCACAAAGGTTAGCTCATATCTTTGCTACTGGTCTTGAGGCACGCTTAGCTGGCACTGGGTCCCAGCTTTACGCTACTAAAAGTGCCTTGACAATTTCAGCTGCTGAAAAGTTGAAAGCCTATCAAGTCTATCTTTCAGCTTGCCCTTTCAAGAAGATAGCTATCTTTTTCGCTAATAAAGTCATATATGAAGCAGCTTCAACAGCATCTACCCTTCATAttgtagattttggtattgcatacgGGTTTCAGTGGCCTGTTCTTATTAAGCATCTTGCAGCGAGACCTGGTGGGCCACCTAAGTTAAGGATGACTGGAATTGAGTTCCCGAAACCTGGTTTTAGGCCTGCTGAAGGGGTAGAAGAAACAGGACGTCGTTTGGCTAACTATTGTGCAAAGTTTAATGTTCCTTTCGAGTATAATGCCATAGCAACTCAAAACTGGGAGACGGTTAGAATTGAAGATTTAAAACTTCAGAGAAACGAGTGTCTTGCTGTGAACACTCTGATTCGATTCAAAAACTTGCCTGATGACAACACAGTTATGGTGAATAGTCCACGTGATGGTGTTTTGAAGATGATTAGGGATATGAGACCGGATATTTTTGTTCAAACTGTGGTGAATGGGTCTTATAGTTCTCCATTTTTTGTTACTCGTTTTAAGGAGGCCCTTTTTCATTTCTCTTCCATGTTTGATATGTTTGATGCTACTTTAGACCGTAACGATGAGCAAAGATTGAATTTTGAAAAGGAGTTTTGTGGGCGTGAAGCTATGAATGTGATTGCGTGTGAAGGTGGTGAGAGGGTCGAAAGGCCCGAAACGTACAAGCAGTGGCAGGCCCGACTCTCGAAAGCTGGATTCAAGGTCAAACCCTTGAATTCGGAGCTGGTTTCTAAACTGAAGGCCAAAGTGAAAGCAGGGTATCATAAAGATTTTGTGTTTGATGAAGATGGTAAATGGGTGTTGCAGGGATGGAAAGGTCGTATTTTGCGTGCTAGTTCATGTTGGGTTCCAGCCTAAGAGTCTTATATTGTCGACTCCACATGTGGGCCAGGGGAATTCCTTTGGGCTCGTCTTTCATGGAGCTCTCCTGTGTGGAGTTTTTGGAACTTGACAAAAGGTATATATCGTTTCACATGGGGTCTGTGTCAAAAtatgattaacattattatattatttcaaTTTCAATAGTAAGCTTATTTTTTGAAAATGATTACAGAGGTTTTATGCCTTGAAAACTCTACAGGCCAATTTTGATCATCTTGACCCATTTCTTTTAAGTTAAATTTCTTGTATAACTTTTTTGGCCTGTTAGAGGTAAAATGGAACCCATATCGGCCATGTCATATGGGTCGAATTTCCCTCCTCTAccagactataattataattattgtacATAAATGATTTATAGTTTGTATGCCATTAGGAAAAGTCGGTACATGCAAATTATCTATATATCTAACACACAAAACACTGTAGCGCTATTCACCAACAGTAACCAGGGGTATTTCCGTCATTTcaccttcctttttttttttttttggtctccaacgattatagaagcaactttcgtaaaagaaccaacccttcaatgttaccaaaagatgtcggaaaaaattcttttttacaaaaaaatcaactaacttttttttttcctCAACAATAAAAGAGTcaattcaatgctaccaaaagatgtcgaaaaacattcttttttacaaaatagatcaactaactttaaaaaaaagggAACGCTAAAAGagacaactttcacaaaaggaacaacccttcaatgttagatgtcgaaaaaaattcttttttacaaaatagatcaagacttttttttaaac comes from Rutidosis leptorrhynchoides isolate AG116_Rl617_1_P2 chromosome 4, CSIRO_AGI_Rlap_v1, whole genome shotgun sequence and encodes:
- the LOC139840776 gene encoding scarecrow-like protein 14, encoding MVMEPRDDEYSDYVNGFSLDDETIMPVFSQSSGSANGFRFRDEPLDLSFLEIPKSVPNSAHCMSDISSCLSSQSDSPDEFADCVFKYINQILVDEDIEAKQSMFHDPLALQATEKEFYEALGEKYPAPASNVETNTENFFNGLNEYSNCSTSGSNFTDSYWAGRDSLEPKSSTMPAPSLEYPMLSSFGSTTSATNDHFGTLDSMINTHLVENIFTDSESILQFNKGMEEASKFLPPIKPLVIDLDQYNLPSNSKDIDSEFTVKDEFLEADNSSSGPRARKYHQMEDNAYVEERSSKQSAVYVEEDVLSEMFDRVVLCTDPGGPSMSACEEPPRNVTKKLQNGQAYGNSSGWITRSWGGSSGEPTDVRTLLVNCAQSVAVNDRTKANEQLKQIRQHASPTGDAPQRLAHIFATGLEARLAGTGSQLYATKSALTISAAEKLKAYQVYLSACPFKKIAIFFANKVIYEAASTASTLHIVDFGIAYGFQWPVLIKHLAARPGGPPKLRMTGIEFPKPGFRPAEGVEETGRRLANYCAKFNVPFEYNAIATQNWETVRIEDLKLQRNECLAVNTLIRFKNLPDDNTVMVNSPRDGVLKMIRDMRPDIFVQTVVNGSYSSPFFVTRFKEALFHFSSMFDMFDATLDRNDEQRLNFEKEFCGREAMNVIACEGGERVERPETYKQWQARLSKAGFKVKPLNSELVSKLKAKVKAGYHKDFVFDEDGKWVLQGWKGRILRASSCWVPA